The following coding sequences are from one Epinephelus fuscoguttatus linkage group LG7, E.fuscoguttatus.final_Chr_v1 window:
- the usp19 gene encoding ubiquitin carboxyl-terminal hydrolase 19 isoform X5, which translates to MKNDVFVDWKQNVNEVTVRLRCGEGVQRIEDISTTFTDTHCHVCFPDGRQWSCQLQEEIEASCSRVQYKEKGGFLHVIMHKKIPFHIWPSLKSNKKEKEAAPTETKKDKELEIKPIVSESLEKPKLSSSQPQLQPQPPSSPTHSESRRSGSKADRGIKRGLKNKPACDKATMDSVGVKGGVGDGSVTTSKPVIVTQSEQQPQEPSAKRTIVRLPKTTKEATPPADRDTHSVESSVASGKAPYTHLPAGRSPQMQRRDGDNRTERLGSGQEQQPGVAVTASSHTNKTQVPEKRNQSSDRSRAKAHGSDSQPAAPVSTSDCLKPVEVDSASPETQGDRTDSEPEKKTVEQESEQDTLILQQLESREAGSTPTVGVATKQGHSPGPAQRQGSCDGEEKRDQSKEEPPLEMKQQEAPEPMVNLQFVKNDSYEKGTDLMVVNVYMKGVCKETARVIFREQDFTLIFQTSDTNFLRLHSDCGPNTVFKWQVKLRNLIQPEQCSYSFTPSRLDITLKKRHSQRWGGLEAPATQGAVGGAKVAVPSSPACMEKSQPGSSQHSLPAKEEPPRVGEEKPKPPKASSRVEDGGLDTVAPRTVSEHVAITKPEPTVTTPKPTCMVQPMTHAPPASNERHEEEEEKKVCLPGFTGLVNLGNTCFMNSVIQSLSNTRELRDYFHDRAFEAEINCNNPLGTGGRLAIGFAVLLRALWKGTHHAFQPSKLKAIVASKASQFTGYAQHDAQEFMAFLLDGLHEDLNRIQNKPYTETVDSDGRLDEVVAEEAWQRHKMRNDSFIVDLFQGQFKSKLVCPTCSKVSITFDPFLYLPVPLPQKQKVLSVFYFAKEPHKKPIKFLVSVSKENSSTAEVLESISRNVRVKPENLRLAEVGKNRFQRMFLSSHSLDTVSSSDMLFCFEVLSKDMAKERVVLLRVQQRLQVPNIPISKCAACLKPPVSEEDKLKRCTRCYRVGYCNQACQRNHWPNHKGLCRPNTENVGLPFLVSVPESRLSYARLTQLLEGYSRFSVNVFQPPFQSGRTSPETSQCRVDLPPMPAGSSEGLGSGDEAMGGSSTVGAGGLEPESHSPLPESQAECAQASALHSEGPDPLSSSQTSLSTTRTADSGFSEPLSSTSCCSLDPHAEKETSCEKAVRPEAAVTGYQHPSESASGHASQFYIALLDSNNKEQRLDEKEDLLVDLPEDATLELVWKNNERLKEYVLVSSKELEYEEDPGSLSETARAGHFTLEQCLNLFTKPEVLAPEEAWYCPKCQQHREASKQLLLWRLPNVLIIQLKRFSFRSFIWRDKINDMVDFPVRNLDLSKFCIGQKDEMQQPPIYDLYAVINHYGGMIGGHYTAYARLPSDKNSQRSDVGWRLFDDSTVTMVEESQVVTRYAYVLFYRRRNSPVERPPRFLRPVGAESPTAAGATASQASLIWRELEEEEEGLDEGPRGLFRSALRRRQTSRNRDEEDEDRSEGSVRRHRRQRMSDYPDDDCVRYFVLGTLAAVFALFVNLVYPLLYKSNWT; encoded by the exons ATGAAGAATG atgtgTTTGTGGACTGGAAGCAGAATGTCAATGAAGTGACTGTCAGGCTGCGGTGTGGGGAGGGGGTGCAGAGGATAGAGGACATCAGCACAACCTTTACTGATACACACTGCCATGTGTGCTTCCCAG ATGGACGGCAGTGGAGCTGCCAGTTACAGGAGGAAATAGAGGCCTCTTGTAGCAGAGTCCAGTACAAGGAGAAGGGAGGTTTCCTGCACGTCATCATGCACAAGAAGATTCCCTTTCACATCTGGCCTTCGCTTAAG TCAAacaagaaggagaaggaggcagCACCTACAGAGACCAAAAAGGACAAGGAGCTGGAGATTAAGCCTATTGTCTCAGAGTCGTTAGAGAAACCCAAACTGTCCTCCTCGCAGCCACAACTCCAGCCCCAGCCCCcctcctcacccacacacaGCGAGTCAAGACGCAGTGGCAGCAAAGCTGACCGTGGCATCAAGCGCGGCCTGAAAAACAAACCAGCGTGTGACAAGGCCACTATGGACTCTGTAGGGGTGAAAGGTGGAGTTGGAGATGGCTCAGTCACCACCAGCAAGCCTGTTATAGTCACACAAAGCGAGCAGCAGCCTCAGGAACCCAGTGCCAAGCGCACCATTGTACGGCTGCCCAAAACCACCAAGGAGGCTACACCACCTgctgacagagacacacactctgTTGAGTCTTCAGTAGCCAGTGGTAAAGCTCCATACACACACCTGCCCGCTGGTCGGAGCCCTCAGATGCAACGCAGAGATGGAGACAACAGAACAGAGAGATTAGGCAGTGGTCAGGAACAGCAACCAGGAGTTGCTGTCACTGCCAGCAGCCATACCAACAAAACTCAG GTGCCGGAGAAGAGGAACCAGTCTTCAGACAGGTCTCGAGCAAAAGCACATGGCAGTGATAGCCAACCAGCAGCTCCCGTCAGCACCAGTGACTGCCTCAAACCTGTCGAAGTGGACTCTGCTTCTCCAGAAACACAGGGAGATAGAACTGACTCTGAGCCAGAGAAAAAGACTGTTGAGCAGGAATCAGAGCAGGATACTCTGATCCTCCAGCAGCTTGAGTCAAGAGAGGCAGGCTCGACACCAACTGTTGGCGTGGCTACCAAACAAGGCCATTCACCTGGTCCAGCCCAGAGGCAGGGCAGCTGTGACGGAGAGGAGAAGCGGGACCAGTCAAAGGAGGAGCCTCCTCTGGAAATGAAACAACAGGAAG CCCCAGAGCCAATGGTTAACCTGCAATTTGTGAAGAATGATTCTTACGAGAAGGGCACGGACCTGATGGTGGTTAATGTTTACATGAAGGGGGTCTGCAAGGAGACAGCCAGGGTCATCTTCAGGGAACAGGACTTCACCCTCATCTTCCAGACAAG TGATACCAACTTTCTGCGGCTTCATTCAGACTGTGGACCAAACACAGTCTTCAAGTGGCAAGTCAAACTCAG GAACCTGATCCAGCCTGAGCAGTGCAGCTACTCCTTCACCCCGTCCCGACTGGACATCACCCTGAAGAAGAGGCACAGCCAGCGCTGGGGGGGTCTGGAGGCCCCCGCCACACAAG GTGCAGTGGGTGGCGCCAAGGTCGCCGTGCCCTCCAGCCCTGCCTGCATGGAGAAGAGCCAACCAGGCAGCAGCCAGCACAGCCTCCCAGCCAAGGAGGAGCCTCCTAGGGTCGGGGAGGAGAAACCCAAGCCCCCTAAGGCCTCATCCAGAGTGGAGGATGGCGGTCTGGATACTGTGGCTCCTCGTACTGTCTCTGAGCATGTTGCTATCACTAAGCCAGAGCCCACTGTTACCACT CCTAAACCTACCTGCATGGTGCAGCCCATGACTCATGCACCTCCTGCCAGCAATGAGCGccatgaagaagaggaggagaagaaggtgTGCCTGCCTGGTTTTACAGGATTGGTCAACCTCGGCAACACCTGCTTCATGAACAGCGTCATCCAATCCCTGTCCAACACCAGAGAACTCAGGGATTACTTCCACG ATCGAGCATTTGAGGCAGAAATTAATTGCAATAATCCGCTGGGAACAGGAGGCAGGCTCGCTATTGGCTTTGCTGTGCTGCTCAGAGCCCTTTGGAAAGGAACACATCATGCCTTTCAACCATCAAAACTCAAG GCAATTGTGGCCAGTAAAGCCAGTCAGTTTACAGGCTACGCCCAGCATGATGCCCAGGAGTTCATGGCTTTCTTGCTGGACGGGCTCCATGAAGACTTGAACCGCATCCAGAATAAACCTTACACAGAGACGGTGGACTCTGACGGACgccttgatgag GTGGTGGCTGAGGAGGCATGGCAGAGGCACAAAATGAGAAATGATTCCTTTATAGTGGACCTCTTTCAAGGCCAGTTCAAATCCAAGCTTGTCTGCCCAACATGCTCCAAG GTGTCTATCACCTTTGACCCTTTCCTCTACCTGCCTGTGCCCTTGCCCCAGAAACAAAAGGTGCTCTCAGTTTTCTACTTCGCTAAGGAACCTCATAAAAAACCCATTAAG ttttTGGTGAGTGTGAGCAAAGAGAACTCAAGCACTGCTGAAGTCCTCGAATCCATCTCCAGGAACGTCAGGGTGAAACCAGAGAACCTCAGACTGGCagag GTGGGGAAGAATCGCTTCCAGCGCATGTTCCTGTCATCCCACTCCCTGGACACGGTGTCCTCCTCTGACATGTTATTTTGCTTTGAGGTGCTTTCCAAAGACATGGCCAAAGAAAGAGTGGTATTGCTCCGAGTGCAGCAG AGACTCCAGGTCCCCAATATCCCCATCTCAAAGTGTGCTGCCTGCCTGAAGCCTCCAGTGTCTGAGGAGGACAAGCTGAAGCGATGCACTCGCTGCTATCGTGTGGGCTACTGCAATCA AGCTTGTCAGAGGAACCACTGGCCCAATCACAAGGGTTTGTGTCGACCCAACACAGAGAACGTCGGCCTGCCCTTCCTGGTCAGCGTGCCAGAATCCCGGCTCTCTTATGCTCGTCTCACCCAGCTTCTGGAGGGTTACTCCAG GTTTTCTGTCAACGTGTTCCAGCCTCCATTCCAGTCAGGCAGAACATCCCCCGAAACATCGCAGTGCCGGGTTGACCTCCCCCCGATGCCAGCAGGCTCTTCTGAGGGTCTTGGGTCAGGGGATGAGGCCATGGGTGGTAGCAGTACTGTAGGAGCAGGTGGTCTGGAGCCGGAGAGTCACTCTCCGCTGCCTGAATCCCAAGCAGAGTGTGCTCAGGCCTCAGCCCTTCACTCTGAGGGGCCTGATCCCCTTTCCTCCTCTCAGACCTCACTGTCCACCACGCGGACTGCAGATTCAGGATTTTCTGAGCCACTCTCCTCCACTTCCTGCTGCTCTCTGGACCCTCATGCTGAAAAAGAGACGTCATGTGAGAAGGCAGTGCGACCAGAAG CTGCAGTAACAGGGTATCAGCATCCGAGTGAATCAGCATCAGGTCACGCCAGTCAGTTCTACATAGCTCTGCTGGACTCTAACAACAAGGAACAGAGGCTGGATGAGAAAG AGGACCTTTTGGTGGACCTCCCTGAAGATGCCACCCTGGAGCTGGTGTGGAAAAACAATGAGCGTCTGAAGGAGTATGTCCTTGTGAGCTCCAAGGAACTGGAGTACGAGGAGGACCCCGGTTCTCTGAGTGAGACAGCCAGAGCAGGACACTTCACCCTGGAGCAGTGCCTCAACCTCTTCACAAAGCCAGAGGTGCTGGCACCAGAGGAGGCATG GTACTGTCCAAAGTGCCAGCAGCACCGAGAGGCCTCCAAGCAACTGCTGCTGTGGCGCCTGCCCAACGTTTTAATCATTCAGCTCAAacgcttctccttcaggagtttCATCTGGAGGGATAAGATCAACGACATGGTTGACTTCCCTGTCAG GAATCTGGATCTAAGTAAGTTCTGTATTGGCCAGAAGGATGAGATGCAACAACCCCCTATTTACGACTTGTACGCAGTCATCAACCACTATGGAGGTATGATAGGAGGTCACTACACGGCCTATGCTCGCCTGCCAAGTGACAAGAACAGTCAGCGCAGTGATGTTG GCTGGCGTCTGTTTGATGACAGTACAGTGACAATGGTGGAGGAGAGTCAGGTGGTGACGCGCTATGCCTACGTCCTGTTCTACCGTCGACGAAACTCGCCTGTTGAGAGGCCGCCCCGCTTCCTCAGGCCTGTAGGAGCCGAGTCACCCACTGCTGCAGGAGCTACTGCCAGCCAG GCCTCTCTAATATGGCGGGAactggaggaagaagaggaggggcTTGACGAAGGCCCCCGCGGACTGTTCCGCTCTGCGCTGCGGAGGCGACAAACATCAAGGAACCGAGATGAGGAAGACGAAGACAGAAGTGAAGGGTCGGTGCGACGGCACCGCAGGCAGAGGATGTCGGACTATCCCGACGATGACTGTGTGCGCTATTTTGTTCTGGGCACCCTGGCGGCCGTGTTTGCTCTGTTTGTCAATTTGGTCTACCCTCTTCTTTACAAATCCAACTGGACCTGA